From a single Candoia aspera isolate rCanAsp1 chromosome 2, rCanAsp1.hap2, whole genome shotgun sequence genomic region:
- the ENC1 gene encoding ectoderm-neural cortex protein 1: MSVSMHENRKSRASTGSINIYLFHKSSYADSVLTHLNLLRQQRLFTDVLLHAGNKSFPCHRAVLAACSRYFEAMFSGGLKESQASEVNFHNSIHPEVLELLLDYAYSSRVIINEENAESLLEAGDMLEFQDIRDACAEFLEKNLHHTNCLGMLLLSDAHQCTKLYELSWRMCLSNFQTISKSEDFLQLPKDMVVQLLSSEELETEDERLVYESAMNWINYDLNKRHCYLPELLQTVRLALLPAIYLMENVATEELITKQRKSKEIVEEAIRCKLKILQNDGVVTSLCARPRKTGHALFLLGGQTFMCDKLYLVDQKAKEIIPKADIPSPRKEFSACAIGCKVYITGGRGSENGVSKDVWVYDTLHEEWSKAAPMLVARFGHGSAELKHCLYVVGGHTAATGCLPASPSVSLKQVEQYDPVTNKWTMVAPLREGVSNAAVVSAKLKLFAFGGTSVSHDKLPKVQCYDLSENRWTVPATCPQPWRYTAAAVLGNQIFIMGGDTEFSACSAYKFNSETYQWTKVGDVTAKRMSCHAVASGNKLYVVGGYFGIQRCKTLDCYDPTLDVWNSITTVPYSLIPTAFVSTWKHLPS, from the coding sequence ATGTCAGTCAGCATGCATGAGAATCGGAAGTCTAGAGCCAGCACTGGCTctataaacatatatttatttcacaAATCATCTTATGCTGATAGTGTTCTCACTCATCTGAACCTTCTGCGTCAACAGCGTTTATTTACAGATGTGCTTCTCCACGCTGGGAACAAGTCATTCCCTTGCCATAGAGCTGTCCTAGCTGCTTGCAGTCGCTATTTTGAAGCCATGTTCAGTGGTGGTCTTAAAGAAAGCCAAGCCAGTGAAGTCAATTTCCACAATTCCATCCATCCAGAGGTTCTAGAACTACTCCTGGACTATGCTTACTCTTCAAGAGTCATCATCAATGAAGAAAATGCAGAGTCCCTTTTAGAGGCAGGTGATATGTTGGAATTTCAAGACATTAGGGATGCTTGTGCAGAATTCTTAGAGAAGAACCTTCATCATACTAATTGTCTTGGCATGCTGCTTCTGTCGGATGCTCACCAGTGCACCAAACTTTATGAGCTCTCTTGGAGGATGTGCCTTAGCAACTTCCAGACCATCAGCAAAAGTGAAGATTTTCTCCAGCTTCCAAAAGACATGGTTGTTCAGTTGCTCTCTAGTGAAGAATTAGAGACTGAAGATGAACGATTAGTTTATGAGTCTGCCATGAACTGGATTAACTATGATCTAAATAAACGCCACTGTTATCTGCCAGAACTACTGCAGACTGTGCGATTGGCTCTTTTGCCAGCCATCTATCTAATGGAAAATGTAGCTACTGAAGAGCTTATCACCaagcaaaggaaaagcaaagagaTTGTAGAAGAAGCAATCAGGTGCAAATTGAAGATTCTGCAGAATGACGGTGTAGTTACTAGTTTATGTGCTAGGCCTCGAAAAACTGGGCATGCCTTATTTCTTCTGGGAGGCCAAACTTTTATGTGTGACAAATTATATCTTGTTGACCAAAAAGCAAAGGAGATCATTCCAAAAGCTGACATCCCAAGTCCAAGGAAGGAGTTCAGTGCATGTGCAATTGGCTGTAAAGTCTATATTACTGGTGGTCGGGGATCTGAAAACGGAGTCTCTAAAGATGTTTGGGTATATGATACACTTCATGAAGAATGGTCCAAAGCAGCTCCAATGCTAGTTGCTCGGTTTGGCCATGGTTCTGCTGAACTCAAACACTGTCTGTACGTTGTAGGAGGTCACACAGCAGCCACTGGTTGTCTTCCAGCTTCTCCTTCAGTATCTTTAAAGCAAGTAGAACAGTATGATCCTGTGACAAACAAGTGGACAATGGTTGCCCCACTTCGAGAAGGAGTAAGCAATGCTGCTGTAGTTAGTGCAAAGTTAAAACTATTTGCTTTTGGTGGTACCAGTGTCAGTCATGATAAGCTTCCAAAGGTACAGTGTTATGACCTGAGTGAAAACAGGTGGACTGTGCCAGCCACTTGTCCTCAGCCATGGCGATACACAGCTGCAGCTGTTCTGGGTAACCAGATTTTTATTATGGGTGGAGATACTGAATTCTCTGCTTGCTCAGCTTACAAATTCAACAGCGAAACCTATCAGTGGACTAAAGTGGGAGACGTGACAGCTAAGAGAATGAGTTGCCATGCTGTTGCATCTGGAAACAAATTATATGTTGTGGGGGGCTACTTTGGGATCCAGAGATGCAAAACACTAGATTGCTATGACCCCACGCTTGATGTGTGGAACAGCATAACCACGGTGCCCTATTCACTAATTCCAACTGCATTTGTGAGCACATGGAAGCATCTCCCTTCTTAA